The following proteins are encoded in a genomic region of Coleofasciculus chthonoplastes PCC 7420:
- a CDS encoding type II toxin-antitoxin system RelE/ParE family toxin, giving the protein MKRYLINVLASQDLNEIADYFTANNIEAGERFFQNFARRCQQLVNFPKLGINYTEIRPDLRGIPLDGYIIFYRILDDGIEIIRVVSGRRNLPSLFEEQEP; this is encoded by the coding sequence ATGAAACGCTATCTTATCAACGTTCTCGCCAGCCAAGACCTCAACGAAATTGCCGATTACTTTACTGCTAATAATATCGAAGCCGGTGAGCGCTTTTTTCAAAATTTTGCGCGTCGCTGCCAACAATTAGTCAATTTCCCTAAGTTAGGTATAAATTATACAGAAATACGTCCTGATTTGCGAGGTATACCTCTGGATGGCTATATCATCTTCTACAGAATTTTAGATGATGGAATTGAGATTATTCGGGTAGTGAGCGGTCGCCGAAATCTGCCATCTTTATTTGAAGAACAAGAACCATGA
- a CDS encoding ribbon-helix-helix domain-containing protein, protein MSISLTKTQEQFIQTKLRTGKYRSAEEVLEIALQLLDEYERADNEWLNSVRSKIDAAIAVSEQTPPIDGEPFIAEILDRFQQARETQT, encoded by the coding sequence ATGAGTATTAGTCTAACAAAGACCCAAGAGCAATTTATTCAAACCAAATTGCGAACAGGCAAATATCGCTCGGCTGAAGAAGTCCTCGAAATCGCCTTGCAGTTGTTAGATGAATATGAGCGTGCTGACAACGAGTGGCTCAACTCTGTACGGTCAAAAATAGATGCTGCTATTGCTGTCTCCGAACAGACTCCACCCATTGATGGCGAACCCTTTATCGCAGAGATTTTGGATCGCTTCCAGCAAGCACGCGAGACTCAAACATGA
- a CDS encoding DUF3474 domain-containing protein, whose amino-acid sequence MQSNTVLKQATITASSTPKEELPFTLQDLKAAIPAYCFEPSVWKSLSYFFLDIGIIAGFYAIAYKLDSWLFFPIFWVLQGTMFWALFVVGHDCGHGSFSKIKWLNNLIGHLSHTPILVPFHGWRISHRTHHANTGSLETDESWYPVSQTKYKQMRWYEKLFRYNLPLLAYPLYLFKRSPNREGSHFLPNSPLFRPSEKWDIVTSSVLWVLMVAFLGGLTFQFGWLFLVKYYLVPYVVFVMWLDLVTFLHHTEPDIPWYRGDDWYFLKGALSTIDRDYGFINPIHHDIGTHVAHHIFLNMPHYHLKTATEALKPVLGEYYRCSNEPIWKSFMRSYWACHFVKDQGSPVYYESPKHPRSN is encoded by the coding sequence GTGCAATCAAACACAGTTCTCAAGCAGGCAACGATTACAGCCTCATCCACTCCTAAAGAAGAGTTACCCTTTACTCTCCAAGACTTAAAAGCGGCAATTCCCGCCTACTGTTTTGAACCTTCTGTTTGGAAGTCTCTCAGTTATTTCTTTCTAGACATTGGCATAATCGCTGGATTTTATGCCATCGCCTATAAACTGGATTCCTGGTTATTTTTCCCCATCTTTTGGGTACTGCAAGGAACTATGTTTTGGGCGTTGTTTGTGGTGGGTCATGACTGCGGTCATGGCTCTTTCTCTAAGATTAAATGGCTGAATAACCTGATTGGACATCTGTCTCACACTCCCATCCTGGTTCCCTTCCACGGGTGGCGCATCAGTCACAGAACTCATCATGCCAATACGGGTAGCCTGGAAACCGATGAAAGTTGGTATCCGGTATCTCAGACTAAGTATAAGCAGATGCGGTGGTATGAAAAGCTATTTCGCTATAATTTACCATTGCTAGCTTATCCCCTCTATCTATTTAAGCGATCGCCTAATCGCGAGGGTTCCCATTTTCTGCCCAATAGTCCATTATTTCGTCCCTCGGAAAAATGGGATATTGTCACCAGTTCCGTTCTCTGGGTGTTAATGGTTGCCTTTTTAGGGGGACTGACGTTTCAGTTCGGTTGGCTATTTCTGGTGAAGTATTACCTGGTTCCTTATGTTGTATTTGTCATGTGGCTAGATTTGGTCACATTCCTGCATCATACTGAACCAGATATTCCCTGGTATCGGGGAGATGATTGGTATTTCCTGAAAGGGGCATTATCAACGATTGATCGGGATTATGGCTTTATTAATCCCATTCATCATGATATCGGGACTCATGTGGCGCATCATATTTTCTTGAATATGCCCCACTATCACTTGAAGACGGCAACTGAGGCACTTAAACCCGTGTTAGGCGAGTATTATCGCTGTTCCAATGAGCCGATTTGGAAGAGTTTTATGCGTTCTTACTGGGCTTGTCATTTCGTGAAGGATCAAGGATCTCCCGTTTACTATGAATCTCCCAAACATCCGCGATCAAACTAA
- a CDS encoding ribbon-helix-helix domain-containing protein yields the protein MSITLTKTQEQFIQTKLRTGKYRSAEEVLEIALQLLDEYERADSEWNNSVRAKIDAAIAVSEQTPPIDGEPFIAEILDRFQQARETQT from the coding sequence ATGAGTATTACTCTAACAAAGACCCAAGAGCAATTTATTCAAACCAAATTGCGAACAGGCAAATATCGCTCGGCTGAAGAAGTTCTCGAAATTGCCTTGCAGTTGTTGGATGAATATGAGCGTGCTGACAGCGAGTGGAACAACTCTGTACGGGCAAAAATCGATGCTGCTATTGCTGTCTCCGAACAGACTCCACCCATTGATGGCGAACCCTTTATCGCAGAGATTTTGGATCGCTTCCAGCAAGCACGCGAGACTCAAACATGA
- the hisG gene encoding ATP phosphoribosyltransferase has product MTNDKSPMTNHQSPVRLALPSKGALERSTSSLLSACGMSVFRPSDRQYFGSIPSLPQINVLFQRAADIFTKVEEGSVDLGITGYDVVCEEGVGHDNVVVIHDRLGYGKCELVLAVPESWVDVSSIEDLAELTLLFKEKGKNLRIATKYPNLTRDWLYEKLIVNFSLVSVQGAMEAAPSMGYADMIADVTSTGTTLRENRLKRITGGTLLKSQACLIGNKRLLQDDPTKLDTTKTILELIEANLNAKKYVSITANVRGKSADEVGNYLVNHSELSGLTGLRGPTIAKVYSKEDKDWYAVTIVVEQNMLLAAVNHLRKAGGSDMTITSPDYVFGSQSQNYQVFLERLKEDS; this is encoded by the coding sequence ATGACCAATGACAAATCACCAATGACAAATCACCAATCACCCGTTCGCCTCGCTCTCCCCAGTAAAGGAGCGCTGGAACGCTCGACAAGCAGCCTCCTGTCAGCCTGTGGGATGAGCGTCTTTAGACCCAGCGATCGCCAATATTTCGGCTCGATTCCCTCACTCCCTCAAATTAATGTACTTTTCCAACGGGCGGCTGATATTTTCACCAAAGTTGAAGAAGGTAGCGTTGACCTAGGAATTACAGGCTATGATGTCGTCTGTGAAGAAGGCGTGGGTCATGATAATGTCGTGGTTATTCATGACCGTTTGGGTTACGGTAAATGCGAACTGGTATTAGCTGTTCCCGAAAGTTGGGTAGATGTCTCCTCGATTGAAGATTTAGCCGAACTTACCCTTCTATTTAAAGAAAAAGGAAAAAACCTCAGAATTGCTACAAAATATCCCAATCTAACCAGAGATTGGTTATACGAAAAGCTAATTGTAAACTTTTCCCTCGTTTCCGTCCAAGGCGCCATGGAAGCCGCACCCAGTATGGGTTATGCCGACATGATTGCTGATGTCACCAGTACGGGAACCACCCTCCGAGAAAACCGCTTGAAGCGGATTACTGGTGGGACACTTTTGAAGTCCCAAGCCTGTCTAATTGGCAATAAACGCCTCCTCCAAGACGATCCCACGAAACTGGATACAACTAAAACGATCTTGGAATTAATTGAGGCAAATCTGAATGCCAAAAAATATGTCTCAATCACAGCAAATGTTCGCGGCAAATCAGCCGATGAAGTTGGCAACTATTTGGTCAATCATAGCGAATTGAGCGGTTTAACTGGTTTGAGAGGACCGACAATTGCCAAAGTTTATTCTAAGGAAGACAAAGATTGGTATGCCGTAACGATTGTGGTTGAGCAAAATATGTTATTAGCGGCGGTTAATCATCTGAGAAAAGCGGGGGGAAGTGATATGACGATTACATCACCGGATTACGTATTTGGTTCTCAGTCTCAGAATTATCAGGTATTCTTGGAACGGTTAAAGGAAGATTCATAA
- the hisZ gene encoding ATP phosphoribosyltransferase regulatory subunit: MTKMRTTKIERVRGVNDVLPDDYAITKQLENTLRQCFQSFGYRPIDVPLIEYTELYLRKSGEEIAPRLYDFIYRNRRLCLRPEFTASVVRAYVDNLQGVPQPIRLYYAGSAFRYERPQKERYRQFNQMGIELIGATGAMADAEIIAIASQGLNRLGLSGYRIVLGHIGVISKFLDNLQLESRLRSFLLTNMEILRKDGKSAVEQRLCDIYPAFALYTSNPQLSPEQTNPETVHSQRLSQLFQGMAESDAQTTILDLLDSMNIELAGNRDAQEIVDRLLTKIKRQDQTERVSKALEFMSQLGQLVGEPTEVLKEAQTLLCSHGIDDAGLEQLREIIKTLEFYNLDSSQISLDLGLSRGLQYYTGMIFEIYHGAGKQERQICGGGRYDDLVGTFGGRQDTPATGFSYGMERLRLALEAEGKVWQVQRQMDALVVPVSQDDAGYAIGVAQQLRQIGLAVAMDLRGKSVSSNFQYANKQGIPYTILVGSEERQASNVVLKQMDSGEQQQLTVSDAAKHIHDGLKRMTNDQ, encoded by the coding sequence ATGACCAAAATGCGAACAACCAAAATTGAACGAGTGCGGGGCGTCAACGATGTCTTGCCCGATGATTACGCCATCACTAAACAACTTGAAAATACCCTGCGTCAATGCTTCCAATCCTTCGGCTATCGTCCAATTGACGTGCCATTGATTGAATATACAGAACTGTATTTAAGGAAATCCGGTGAAGAAATCGCCCCCCGTCTCTATGACTTCATCTACCGCAACCGCCGCCTTTGCTTGCGCCCCGAATTTACCGCCTCGGTTGTCCGCGCTTATGTAGACAACCTGCAAGGCGTTCCCCAACCCATTCGCCTCTACTATGCGGGTTCCGCCTTCCGCTACGAACGCCCCCAGAAGGAACGCTACCGCCAGTTTAACCAGATGGGGATTGAACTGATTGGCGCGACAGGGGCGATGGCAGATGCCGAAATTATCGCGATCGCATCTCAAGGGTTAAATCGTTTAGGATTAAGCGGGTATCGCATCGTCTTGGGTCATATTGGTGTCATCTCTAAATTTTTGGATAACCTCCAGCTCGAAAGTCGCCTGCGTAGCTTCTTGCTAACCAATATGGAAATTTTACGCAAGGACGGCAAATCAGCCGTCGAACAGCGCTTGTGTGATATCTATCCCGCCTTTGCCCTCTATACCTCTAACCCCCAACTGAGTCCAGAACAGACAAACCCAGAAACAGTCCACAGCCAACGGTTGAGTCAACTCTTTCAGGGAATGGCAGAATCCGACGCCCAAACTACGATTCTGGATCTCCTAGACAGCATGAACATTGAATTGGCGGGTAATCGCGACGCCCAGGAAATTGTTGATCGCCTGCTGACCAAAATAAAACGCCAAGATCAAACTGAGAGAGTCAGTAAAGCGCTAGAGTTTATGAGTCAACTGGGACAACTGGTAGGAGAACCCACGGAAGTCTTAAAAGAAGCCCAAACACTCCTCTGTTCCCATGGCATTGATGATGCTGGACTTGAACAACTGCGTGAGATTATTAAGACATTAGAATTCTACAATCTAGATTCTAGTCAAATTAGCCTGGATTTAGGACTTAGCCGAGGATTGCAATACTATACAGGCATGATTTTTGAAATTTATCATGGCGCAGGCAAACAGGAGCGACAAATCTGCGGCGGTGGTCGATATGATGATTTAGTGGGAACCTTCGGCGGACGCCAAGATACCCCAGCTACCGGCTTTTCCTACGGGATGGAACGGCTAAGATTAGCCCTAGAAGCCGAGGGCAAAGTTTGGCAAGTACAGCGACAGATGGATGCTTTAGTTGTTCCTGTCAGTCAAGATGATGCAGGTTATGCCATTGGCGTTGCCCAACAGTTACGACAGATTGGATTGGCAGTAGCCATGGATCTTAGAGGCAAAAGTGTTTCCAGTAACTTTCAATACGCCAACAAACAAGGCATTCCCTACACCATTCTCGTGGGTTCAGAGGAACGACAAGCGTCAAATGTTGTACTCAAGCAGATGGATTCCGGAGAACAGCAGCAGCTAACCGTAAGCGACGCCGCCAAGCATATTCACGATGGATTAAAACGAATGACCAATGACCAATGA
- a CDS encoding histidine kinase: MQVAHENSPDGEATLQLLLFVDERPSSRKHIHHIRNYLESLKQDYPFELMIVKVGEQPYLAEHFKIVATPALLKIHPQPRQTLAGTNLVGQLKNCWSRWQRCLEDYKAELTQQMISSAKEDISSENGSSAKPSMASSVEVIQLTDEIFRLNQENATLRENIHFKDQILSMLAHDIRNPLTAASIALDTLELGQNNPNQSPRPELTPRLKARLLEQARIQLRTIDRMITEILQAAKGSNADFYVKPRKLALGPLCQDILNQMQESFQLKSQIVETDIPQDLPLVHADSELVRQVIVNLLDNANKYTPKGGKIQVSMLHRTTQKVQVSVYDTGPGIPEENRDRIFENHFRLKRDQGKDGYGIGLSLCQRIIRAHYGRIWVDSSPKGGGCFHFTLPIYR; this comes from the coding sequence ATGCAGGTCGCTCATGAGAACTCTCCGGACGGGGAAGCCACCCTACAGCTTCTGCTGTTTGTCGATGAGCGCCCCAGTTCCCGGAAACATATCCATCACATCCGCAACTATCTGGAGTCCTTGAAACAGGACTATCCGTTTGAACTGATGATTGTGAAGGTGGGAGAACAGCCCTATTTAGCCGAACATTTTAAAATTGTAGCCACTCCAGCCCTGCTAAAGATTCATCCCCAACCCCGACAAACCCTAGCGGGAACGAATTTAGTAGGACAGTTGAAGAACTGTTGGTCACGCTGGCAACGCTGTCTCGAAGACTATAAAGCCGAGTTAACCCAGCAGATGATCTCATCCGCTAAGGAGGATATCTCCAGTGAGAATGGCTCATCTGCCAAACCTTCCATGGCATCTTCCGTCGAAGTGATTCAACTCACGGACGAAATTTTTCGCCTCAACCAAGAAAACGCAACACTGCGGGAAAATATCCATTTTAAAGACCAAATTTTGTCCATGTTAGCCCATGACATCCGCAACCCTTTAACCGCCGCATCTATTGCCTTAGATACCCTGGAATTAGGTCAAAACAACCCGAATCAATCTCCTCGCCCTGAACTAACCCCCCGGCTAAAAGCCCGGTTATTGGAACAAGCGCGTATCCAACTCCGTACCATTGATCGCATGATTACGGAAATCCTGCAAGCCGCCAAAGGCAGCAACGCCGACTTTTATGTTAAACCCCGCAAACTGGCTTTAGGACCCTTGTGTCAAGATATTCTCAATCAAATGCAGGAGTCGTTCCAACTCAAATCCCAGATTGTGGAAACAGATATTCCCCAGGATTTACCCCTTGTCCATGCCGATAGTGAGTTGGTGCGTCAAGTCATCGTCAATCTGCTAGACAATGCCAACAAATACACCCCAAAAGGGGGTAAAATTCAGGTTTCGATGCTGCACCGCACCACCCAAAAAGTTCAAGTCTCGGTCTATGATACAGGTCCGGGTATCCCGGAAGAAAATCGCGATCGCATTTTTGAGAATCATTTCCGACTCAAACGCGATCAAGGCAAGGACGGGTACGGGATTGGTTTATCCTTGTGCCAACGCATAATCCGCGCCCATTATGGTCGCATCTGGGTCGATTCCTCGCCCAAAGGTGGTGGCTGTTTCCACTTTACCCTACCCATTTATCGGTAA
- a CDS encoding glycoside hydrolase family 57 protein, with product MAIGYVALVLHAHLPFVRHPESDYVLEEEWLFEAITETYVPLLHVFEGLKRDGVDFKITMSMTPPLVSMLKDPLLQERYDKHLALLEELVQKEVEHNEHNGHIRYLAEHYVNEFSMIRQTWNNYGGDLVLAFKQFLDSNNLEIITCGATHGYFPLMKMYPQAVWAQIQVACEHYEQTFGRPPKGIWLPECAYYEGVERLLADAGLRYFLTDGHGILYARPRPRFGTYAPIYTETGVAAFGRDHESSQQVWSSEVGYPGSPEYREFYKDLGWEAEYEYIKPYIMPNGQRKNTGIKYHRITGRGLGLGDKALYDPYWAREKVAEHAANFMFNREQQVGHLAGIMQRPPIVVSPYDAELFGHWWYEGPWFIDYLFRKSWYDQGTYDMTHLADYLQDNPTQQVCKPSQSSWGYKGFHEYWLNETNAWIYPHLHKAAERMIELGRREPADELEWKALNQAAREVLLAQSSDWAFIMRTGTMVPYAVRRTRSHLMRFNKLYEDIKIGKIDSGWLEKVEEIDNIFPKINYRVYRPL from the coding sequence ATGGCTATCGGCTACGTTGCGCTCGTCCTTCATGCCCATCTACCTTTTGTGCGGCATCCAGAAAGTGACTATGTTCTGGAAGAAGAATGGCTTTTTGAAGCCATCACCGAAACTTATGTCCCCCTCCTTCATGTCTTTGAAGGGTTAAAGCGGGATGGGGTGGACTTTAAAATCACCATGAGTATGACACCCCCTTTGGTGTCGATGCTAAAAGATCCTCTGTTGCAAGAGCGCTACGACAAACATCTAGCTCTACTCGAAGAGTTAGTTCAAAAGGAAGTCGAGCATAACGAACACAATGGTCATATCCGCTACCTAGCTGAACATTATGTGAACGAGTTCAGCATGATTCGCCAAACCTGGAATAACTATGGCGGTGACCTAGTGTTGGCATTTAAACAATTTCTCGACAGCAATAACCTAGAAATCATCACTTGCGGCGCGACTCACGGCTATTTTCCGCTGATGAAGATGTACCCCCAAGCTGTTTGGGCGCAAATTCAGGTGGCTTGTGAGCATTATGAACAAACCTTTGGGCGTCCCCCGAAAGGGATTTGGTTACCCGAATGCGCCTATTACGAAGGGGTGGAACGATTACTCGCTGATGCGGGCTTGCGCTATTTCCTCACCGATGGTCACGGGATCTTGTATGCCCGTCCCCGTCCCCGGTTTGGCACTTATGCTCCAATTTATACAGAGACAGGGGTAGCTGCATTTGGACGAGATCACGAGTCCTCTCAGCAGGTGTGGTCTTCGGAAGTAGGGTATCCGGGTTCACCGGAATATCGGGAATTTTACAAGGATTTAGGCTGGGAAGCCGAATACGAGTACATTAAGCCCTATATTATGCCCAATGGACAGCGCAAAAATACAGGAATTAAATATCACCGGATCACAGGTCGCGGATTAGGATTAGGGGATAAGGCGTTGTATGACCCCTATTGGGCGCGAGAAAAAGTGGCTGAACATGCAGCTAACTTTATGTTTAACCGGGAACAGCAGGTGGGTCATTTGGCTGGAATTATGCAGCGTCCGCCGATTGTGGTGTCCCCCTATGATGCGGAACTGTTTGGTCATTGGTGGTACGAGGGACCGTGGTTTATCGATTATCTGTTCCGCAAGTCTTGGTATGACCAGGGAACTTATGACATGACTCACCTGGCGGACTATTTGCAGGATAATCCCACCCAGCAAGTTTGTAAGCCTTCTCAGTCAAGTTGGGGGTATAAGGGATTTCATGAATATTGGCTGAATGAAACCAATGCTTGGATTTATCCTCACCTGCACAAAGCAGCGGAACGGATGATTGAGTTAGGGCGTCGCGAACCCGCCGATGAACTGGAATGGAAAGCACTTAACCAGGCGGCGCGAGAGGTACTCCTGGCGCAGTCATCGGACTGGGCGTTTATTATGCGGACGGGAACCATGGTACCGTATGCCGTTCGGCGGACGCGATCGCACTTGATGCGGTTTAATAAGCTTTACGAGGATATCAAGATTGGTAAAATCGACAGCGGCTGGTTAGAAAAAGTCGAGGAAATCGATAACATCTTCCCCAAAATTAACTATCGGGTTTATCGTCCATTGTAA
- a CDS encoding Fur family transcriptional regulator produces MKAQRTRSQERILKLLKTLNRAVSAQDIHIELRKRKQGMGLATVYRSLDALKLEGVVQMRTLATGESLYSLLQDQHHLTCLNCGRSIPIEECPVHNLETQLQDNHHFQIYYHTLEFFGLCEDCQMVEADQNRRYSAKGMHRGEF; encoded by the coding sequence ATGAAAGCCCAACGCACCCGTTCTCAAGAACGAATTTTAAAGTTGCTCAAAACCTTAAATCGTGCTGTCTCTGCCCAGGATATTCATATCGAGTTACGCAAGCGGAAGCAAGGTATGGGTCTAGCCACAGTTTACCGCTCTCTCGATGCCTTGAAACTTGAAGGAGTGGTACAAATGCGGACTCTAGCGACTGGCGAATCCCTCTACAGTTTATTGCAGGATCAACACCATCTCACCTGTCTCAATTGCGGGCGATCAATTCCGATCGAGGAATGTCCTGTCCACAATTTAGAGACCCAGTTACAAGATAACCACCACTTTCAAATTTACTATCATACCCTAGAATTTTTTGGACTCTGTGAGGATTGCCAAATGGTTGAAGCTGATCAAAACCGTCGTTATAGTGCCAAGGGGATGCACAGGGGAGAGTTTTGA
- the purS gene encoding phosphoribosylformylglycinamidine synthase subunit PurS, with protein MNRQYKARIYVTLRPSVLDPAGVAVESGIGQLGIANVKQVRIGKYIELMLTAADENQASEQLDRICDQLLANPVIENYQFDLDEVQVQLGVST; from the coding sequence GTGAATCGTCAGTATAAGGCTCGAATTTATGTTACACTGCGACCTTCTGTATTAGATCCGGCTGGCGTGGCAGTCGAGTCCGGGATTGGGCAACTCGGCATCGCGAATGTTAAGCAGGTACGCATCGGCAAGTATATTGAGTTAATGCTGACGGCGGCGGATGAAAACCAAGCCAGTGAGCAACTGGATCGCATCTGTGACCAACTTTTGGCGAATCCGGTGATTGAAAATTATCAATTTGATTTGGATGAAGTACAGGTACAGTTAGGGGTATCAACATGA
- the purQ gene encoding phosphoribosylformylglycinamidine synthase subunit PurQ has translation MKFGIVVFPGSNCDRDVAYVTQDLLNCPTRMVWHEETDISDLDVVVLPGGFSYGDYLRCGAIAQFSPIMSHVIAHAKQGKFVLGICNGFQVLTETGLLPGALVRNRDLHFICDRVPLKIERTDIPWTSAYATGEMITLPVAHGEGRYYAHTDTLKALEDGNQIVFRYANSSGEIDETSNPNGSVNNIAGICDRTGKILGMMPHPERASDPLLGSVDGIKLFHGLLAFMNQQRLQPV, from the coding sequence ATGAAATTTGGTATTGTGGTTTTTCCTGGCTCAAACTGCGATCGCGATGTTGCTTATGTCACCCAGGATTTGCTCAACTGTCCGACTCGGATGGTTTGGCATGAAGAAACGGATATTTCTGATCTGGATGTGGTTGTATTACCCGGTGGCTTTAGTTATGGCGACTACCTGCGCTGCGGCGCGATCGCTCAGTTTTCGCCGATTATGTCCCATGTGATTGCCCACGCCAAACAGGGTAAGTTTGTCCTGGGTATCTGTAACGGCTTTCAAGTCTTAACCGAAACCGGGTTATTACCGGGGGCATTAGTCCGGAATCGAGATCTCCATTTTATTTGCGATCGCGTTCCCTTGAAAATAGAACGCACTGACATTCCTTGGACTTCAGCTTACGCCACGGGAGAGATGATCACACTGCCCGTTGCTCACGGTGAAGGACGCTACTACGCCCATACAGACACCCTGAAAGCCCTCGAAGATGGAAATCAGATTGTCTTTCGTTACGCCAATTCCAGTGGTGAAATCGACGAAACCAGCAATCCGAACGGTTCCGTGAACAACATTGCCGGAATATGCGATCGCACGGGTAAAATATTGGGCATGATGCCTCATCCCGAACGGGCATCTGACCCTTTGTTGGGCAGTGTTGATGGCATCAAATTATTTCACGGATTATTAGCGTTCATGAATCAACAGCGACTCCAACCCGTCTAA
- a CDS encoding DUF4058 family protein encodes MTPSFPGMNPYLENPALWSEVHSWLIFQLARYLNPSLVPKYRAAIEKRVYLDALLVGIPDVTVFPKTPETAPNVAVTATEVVTKPIRVTIPLTEEITERYLEIREVKTGRVVTVVEILSPKNKRGGEGREKYLQKRQKVLNSATHLVEIDLLRTGKFMPMAEAVPSDYRILVSRTNLRPEAELYPFNLRESIPQFLLPLQPPDPEPVVNLAEVLKQVYQEAALDLAIDYLQQTVPPLRERDFQWVQSLIS; translated from the coding sequence ATGACACCAAGTTTTCCAGGGATGAACCCTTATTTGGAAAATCCAGCTTTGTGGTCAGAGGTTCACTCCTGGCTGATTTTTCAATTGGCACGTTATCTCAATCCCTCATTAGTACCCAAATATCGAGCAGCAATTGAGAAACGGGTTTACTTGGATGCTTTACTCGTGGGTATTCCCGATGTAACGGTTTTCCCAAAGACCCCTGAAACAGCACCCAACGTAGCTGTAACAGCAACTGAGGTTGTAACTAAACCCATTCGGGTGACGATACCCTTAACTGAAGAAATCACTGAACGGTATTTGGAAATTCGGGAAGTCAAGACAGGACGGGTGGTAACGGTTGTAGAAATCCTCTCACCTAAAAATAAACGAGGTGGTGAAGGGAGAGAGAAGTATTTGCAGAAGCGACAAAAGGTTTTAAATAGTGCCACTCACTTGGTTGAAATTGATCTGTTGAGGACGGGAAAATTTATGCCAATGGCAGAGGCAGTTCCATCAGATTACCGCATTTTGGTCAGTCGAACGAATCTCCGTCCCGAAGCTGAACTTTACCCGTTTAATCTGCGTGAATCCATTCCCCAATTTTTGCTTCCATTGCAGCCACCAGACCCAGAACCTGTTGTCAATTTAGCTGAGGTCTTGAAACAAGTGTACCAGGAAGCTGCTTTAGACCTAGCGATTGATTATTTACAGCAGACTGTTCCACCTCTGAGGGAGAGGGATTTTCAGTGGGTGCAGTCGTTGATAAGCTAA
- a CDS encoding secondary thiamine-phosphate synthase enzyme YjbQ, which yields MAVHQDYIQLATDKNGDMHDLTDKVNAIVENSGIQTGMVHVFNIGSTASIGTIEFEPGLERDLPELLNKLIPPSRDYGHEQTWHDGNGHSHLQATWLGPSLTVPLKNGRLELGTWQQIFHLECDVKPRRRKIVVTIYGE from the coding sequence ATGGCTGTTCATCAAGATTACATTCAACTTGCCACCGACAAGAATGGCGACATGCATGACTTAACCGATAAAGTCAATGCCATTGTCGAAAACTCTGGTATCCAAACCGGAATGGTTCATGTCTTTAATATTGGCAGTACCGCCTCCATTGGCACAATCGAGTTTGAACCAGGATTGGAACGGGATTTACCGGAACTATTAAATAAACTGATTCCACCCAGTCGAGATTACGGACATGAGCAAACTTGGCATGATGGTAACGGACATTCTCACCTACAAGCTACTTGGTTGGGACCCTCTCTCACTGTACCCCTTAAAAATGGCAGGTTAGAATTAGGCACTTGGCAGCAAATCTTTCACCTAGAATGTGATGTGAAACCCCGTCGCCGCAAAATTGTGGTGACGATTTATGGCGAATAG